A region from the Osmerus eperlanus chromosome 11, fOsmEpe2.1, whole genome shotgun sequence genome encodes:
- the LOC134029597 gene encoding homeobox protein cut-like 1 isoform X1, which yields MAANAGSMSQYWKRFDLQQLQRELDATATQLANRQDESEQSRKKLIDQSREFKKNTPEDVRKQVAPLLKSFQGEIDALSKRSKEAETAFLNVYKKLIDVPDPTPALELCVQLQVKLQRMHDVEMENSKLRETLEDYNREFTEVKNQEVTIKALKERLRDNEQAVRTHAQNLAEENQLQLLHDYAEKERKLQENEDSMSSRLEEADHQTQILQTALETTQAELFDLKTKYDEESTAKADEIEMVMTDLERANQRAEAAQREMEALREQLSSTKHVLLQASYNQAHLDKTVGVEGVDGCSLQAELGAKEREVGQLLEDLQKLQTSLSMLRESSVSQITTLKTQLLSTTTTLRELEEKLQEQADYEEVKKELSILKSMEFGPADSSQQDSKPLEVLLLERNRSLQSESSSLRIANTELNGSARRKAKKEVPVPLEETGLTIPHSSSPPPPPPILPTNPPSSSPPPPPLTPLPRTVTDPPDPHTANGTHAFAPTGNGQDVYPPFPLGEGKGALSPLSQRQFLHTFYSNTLHECCLSGGALLYTPPLAPAPASPHPPPSPDVNRNSGLQSPSPGQPEGVSEAEALETAGQPEGVSEAEALETAGQPEGVSEAEALETAGQLEGVSEEEALETAGQTEGVSEAEALETAGQLEGVSEEEALETAGQPEGISEGEALETAEIARQVKELLVKHNVGQRVFGHHVLGLSQGSVSEILARPKPWSKLTLRGKEPFHKMRHFLSDTHNILALRSVQGRLREGPGQTISRVFQDVSKQKSTSGSSSQTGCSHGNSADSSDEAIKFILEQAKKELQGQRMDLSLPPSPGRALKRDGGSDNAIHTILEQARREMESQQALDPLFRPPPSSPLPNPPLGLSLKRPPSPLLDFSSSAKREARGGARGRAECPAGGGEVRGGDCWREQLWNSTHPDTTPGGDDRQSQEDPRESEEARCLYKIKQRGLRMQLWLNGEHRHNTHTQKEGSPRTSASCSPSESPLSSAEESDPLVPPSSSLEPPSGDASGGGSQPGTPLLPPAPSTGHSIQETVSMSPELDTYAITKRVKEVLTDNNLGQRLFGESVLGLTQGSVSDLLARPKPWNKLSLKGREPFVRMQLWLQDAHCVEKLADMKRMEKKAYMKRRLSSLSEGVAVEGVAGEGVVGEGLAGSEPLQRHSPQQQQKKVRVVLGPEEKEVLKRAYQQKPYPSPKTIEQLAGQLSLKTSTVINWFHNYRSRIRRELFIEEIQAAGGGGGSLRLSRPGRDMTESHGPHKPPEDREAQAGATGYSPAPTDCTTWGCSSQSGQGGGGGGLFSFPEASAPGGVSPAPARNPRDNNLRRKKAANLNNIIHRLEKAAGKEEPSEWEF from the exons aTTGATGCGTTGAGTAAAAGAAGTAAAGAAGCAGAGACTGCCTTCTTGAACGTCTATAAGAAACTAATCGATGTTCCag accccaCCCCAGCCTTGGAGCTGTGTGTGCAGCTGCAGGTGAAGCTGCAGAGGATGCACGATGTGGAGATGGAGAACAGCAAGCTGAGGGAGACCCTGGAGGACTACAACAGAGAGTTCACTGAGGTCAAGAaccagg AGGTGACCATCAAGGCTCTGAAGGAGCGTCTGCGTGATAATGAGCAGGCGGTGAGGACGCATGCCCAGAATCTGGCTGAGGAGAACCAGCTGCAGCTCCTGCATGACTACGCCGAGAAGGAGAG GAAGTTGCAGGAGAATGAGGACTCCATGTCATCCAGACTGGAGGAGGCTGACCACCAGACCCAGATCCTCCAAACAG CACTTGAAACAACTCAGGCAGAACTCTTCGATCTGAAGACCAAGTATGATGAGGAGTCCACAGCTAA GGCCGATGAGATTGAGATGGTGATGACAGACCTGGAGAGAGCCAATCAG agagcagaggcagctcagagggagatggaggctcTGAGAGAACAGCTGAGCTCCACCAAGCatgtcctcctccaggcctcctACAACCAGGCCCACCTGGACAAG acggtgggtgtggagggtgtggatggCTGCAGCCTGCAGGCGGAGCTGGGCgcgaaggagagggaggtgggccaGCTTCTGGAGGATTTACAGAAGTTACAGACCAGCCTGAGCATGCTCAGAGAGAGCTCCGTCTCTCAGATCACTACTCTGAAGACCCAGTTACTCAGCACGACCACCACGCTCAGG gagctggaggagaagctgcAGGAGCAGGCTGACTATGAGgaagtgaagaaggagctgag CATCCTCAAGTCTATGGAGTTTGGACCTGCTGACAGCTCTCAGCAG GACTCCAAGCCTCTGGAGGTGTTGTTGCTGGAAAGGAACAGGAGCCTCCAGTCAGAGAGCTCCTCCCTGCGCATCGCCAACACGGAGCTGAACG GGTCAGCGAGACGAAAAGCCAAAAAAGAGGTGCCTGTCCCTCTGGAGGAGACGGGTCTTACCataccccactcctcctcccctccacctccccccccaatCCTTCCtaccaaccccccctcctcctcacccccccctccccccctaacCCCCTTGCCACGCACTGTCACagaccccccagacccccacaccGCCAACGGAACACACGCCTTCGCCCCCACGGGCAACGGCCAAGACGTCTACCCCCCGTTCCCCCTGGGGGAGGGCAAGGGGGCACTCAGCCCCCTCTCACAGCGCCAGTTTCTCCACACCTTCTACTCCAACACCCTCCACGAGTGCTGTCTTTCTGGGGGGGCActtctctacaccccccccttAGCCCCCGCGCCCGCCAGCCCCCATCCGCCCCCCAGCCCAGACGTTAACAGAAACTCTGGCCTCCAGTCTCCCTCTCCCGGCCAGCCGGAGGGGGTCTCTGAGGCAGAGGCCCTGGAGACAGCTGGCCAGCCGGAGGGGGTCTCTGAGGCAGAGGCCCTGGAGACAGCTGGCCAGCCGGAGGGGGTCTCTGAGGCAGAGGCCCTGGAGACAGCTGGACAGCTGGAGGGGGTCTCTGAGGAAGAGGCCCTGGAGACAGCTGGCCAGACAGAGGGGGTCTCTGAGGCAGAGGCCCTGGAGACAGCTGGACAGCTGGAGGGGGTCTCTGAGGAAGAGGCCCTGGAGACAGCTGGCCAGCCGGAGGGGATCTCTGAAGGAGAGGCCCTGGAGACAGCGGAGATTGCGCGGCAGGTGAAGGAGCTGCTGGTCAAGCACAACGTTGGCCAGCGTGTGTTTGGTCACCACGTGCTGGGCCTGTCTCAGGGCTCTGTCAGTGAAATCCTGGCTCGGCCCAAACCCTGGAGCAAGCTCACCCTGCGAGGGAAGGAGCCCTTTCACAAGATGAGGCACTTCCTGTCCGACACGCACAACATCCTGGCTCTGAGGAGCGTTCAGGGAAGACTGAGAG AAGGCCCCGGGCAGACCATCAGCAGAGTGTTTCAGGATGTGTCAAAGCAGAAATCCACCTCTGGTTCCTCTTCTCAGACAG GCTGCTCACATGGCAACTCTGCAGACAGCTCAGACGAGGCCATCAAGTTCATCCTGGAGCAGGCCAAGAAAGAGCTGCAGGGGCAGAGGATGG acctgtccctccccccctcccccggcagGGCTCTGAAAAGAGATGGTGGGTCAGACAATGCGATCCACACCATCCTGGAACAGGCTCGCAGAGAGATGGAGTCTCAACAAGCCCTGGACCCCCTctttagaccccccccctcctcacctctccccaacccccccctggGGCTCTCTCTGAagaggcccccctcccccctcctggacTTCAGCTCCAGCGCCAAGCGTGAGGCCAGGGGTGGGGCCAGGGGCAGGGCGGAGTGTCCAGCCGGGGGAGGTGAGGTCCGAGGGGGAGACTGCTGGAGGGAGCAGTTGTGGAACAGCACCCACCCAGATACAACTCCAGGGGGAGATGACAGACAATCACAGGAGGACCCGAGAGAG agtgaGGAAGCCAGGTGTCTCTACAAGATCAAACAGAGAGGCCTCCGCATGCAGCTGTGGCTCAATggagaacacagacacaacacacacacccagaaag agggcagtCCCAGGACCTCAGCCAGCTGCAGCCCTTCAGAATCCCCCCTCAGCTCTGCAGAGGAGTCAGACCCCCTGGTCCCCCCGAGCTCCTCCCTGGAGCCCCCTTCTGGGGATGCCTCTGGGGGGGGCTCCCAGCCCGGCacgcccctgctcccccccgccccttccACTGGCCACAGCATCCAGGAGACGGTGTCCATGTCTCCAGAGCTGGACACCTACGCCATCACCAAGAGGGTGAAGGAGGTCCTCACAGACAACAACCTAG GCCAGCGTCTGTTTGGGGAGAGTGTGCTGGGCCTGACGCAGGGCTCCgtgtctgacctgctggccCGGCCCAAACCTTGGAACAAGCTGAGCCTGAAGGGCCGCGAGCCATTTGTCCGCATGCAGCTCTGGCTGCAGGACGCGCACTGCGTAGAGAAGCTAGCTGACATGAAGCGCATGGAgaagaaag cctaCATGAAGAGGCGTCTCAGCTCTCTGAGTGAGGGCGTGGCGGTGGAGGGCGTGGCGGGGGAGGGCGTGGTGGGGGAGGGCTTGGCGGGGTCAGAGCCTCTGCAGAGACAcagcccccagcagcagcagaaaaaGGTCCGGGTGGTTCTGGGccctgaggagaaggaggtgctgAAGAGGGCGTACCAGCAGAAGCCGTACCCCTCCCCCAAGACCATCGAGCAGCTGGCTGGCCAGCTCAGCCTCAAGACCAGCACCGTTATTAACTGGTTCCACAACTACAG GTCTCGTATCAGGAGAGAGCTGTTCATAGAGGAGATtcaggcggcgggggggggcgggggctcccTGCGGTTGTCCCGGCCAGGCAGGGACATGACCGAGTCACACGGCCCTCACAAGCCCCCGGAGGACAGGGAGGCCCAGGCAGGGGCCACGGGTTATTCCCCTGCCCCAACAGACTGCACTACCTGGGGCTGCAGCAGCCAGtctgggcagggaggaggaggaggagggctcttCAGCTTCCCAGAGGCCTCAGCTCCCGGTGGGGTCTCCCCGGCCCCTGCCAGGAACCCCCGGGACAACAACCTGCGCAGGAAGAAAGCAGCCAACCTCAACAACATCATCCATAGACTGGAGAAGGCTGCCGGCAAGGAGGAGCCCTCGGAGTGGGAGTTCTGA
- the LOC134029597 gene encoding homeobox protein cut-like 1 isoform X2, with protein MAANAGSMSQYWKRFDLQQLQRELDATATQLANRQDESEQSRKKLIDQSREFKKNTPEDVRKQVAPLLKSFQGEIDALSKRSKEAETAFLNVYKKLIDVPDPTPALELCVQLQVKLQRMHDVEMENSKLRETLEDYNREFTEVKNQEVTIKALKERLRDNEQAVRTHAQNLAEENQLQLLHDYAEKERKLQENEDSMSSRLEEADHQTQILQTALETTQAELFDLKTKYDEESTAKADEIEMVMTDLERANQRAEAAQREMEALREQLSSTKHVLLQASYNQAHLDKTVGVEGVDGCSLQAELGAKEREVGQLLEDLQKLQTSLSMLRESSVSQITTLKTQLLSTTTTLRELEEKLQEQADYEEVKKELSILKSMEFGPADSSQQDSKPLEVLLLERNRSLQSESSSLRIANTELNGSARRKAKKEVPVPLEETGLTIPHSSSPPPPPPILPTNPPSSSPPPPPLTPLPRTVTDPPDPHTANGTHAFAPTGNGQDVYPPFPLGEGKGALSPLSQRQFLHTFYSNTLHECCLSGGALLYTPPLAPAPASPHPPPSPDVNRNSGLQSPSPGQPEGVSEAEALETAGQPEGVSEAEALETAGQPEGVSEAEALETAGQLEGVSEEEALETAGQTEGVSEAEALETAGQLEGVSEEEALETAGQPEGISEGEALETAEIARQVKELLVKHNVGQRVFGHHVLGLSQGSVSEILARPKPWSKLTLRGKEPFHKMRHFLSDTHNILALRSVQGRLRGPGQTISRVFQDVSKQKSTSGSSSQTGCSHGNSADSSDEAIKFILEQAKKELQGQRMDLSLPPSPGRALKRDGGSDNAIHTILEQARREMESQQALDPLFRPPPSSPLPNPPLGLSLKRPPSPLLDFSSSAKREARGGARGRAECPAGGGEVRGGDCWREQLWNSTHPDTTPGGDDRQSQEDPRESEEARCLYKIKQRGLRMQLWLNGEHRHNTHTQKEGSPRTSASCSPSESPLSSAEESDPLVPPSSSLEPPSGDASGGGSQPGTPLLPPAPSTGHSIQETVSMSPELDTYAITKRVKEVLTDNNLGQRLFGESVLGLTQGSVSDLLARPKPWNKLSLKGREPFVRMQLWLQDAHCVEKLADMKRMEKKAYMKRRLSSLSEGVAVEGVAGEGVVGEGLAGSEPLQRHSPQQQQKKVRVVLGPEEKEVLKRAYQQKPYPSPKTIEQLAGQLSLKTSTVINWFHNYRSRIRRELFIEEIQAAGGGGGSLRLSRPGRDMTESHGPHKPPEDREAQAGATGYSPAPTDCTTWGCSSQSGQGGGGGGLFSFPEASAPGGVSPAPARNPRDNNLRRKKAANLNNIIHRLEKAAGKEEPSEWEF; from the exons aTTGATGCGTTGAGTAAAAGAAGTAAAGAAGCAGAGACTGCCTTCTTGAACGTCTATAAGAAACTAATCGATGTTCCag accccaCCCCAGCCTTGGAGCTGTGTGTGCAGCTGCAGGTGAAGCTGCAGAGGATGCACGATGTGGAGATGGAGAACAGCAAGCTGAGGGAGACCCTGGAGGACTACAACAGAGAGTTCACTGAGGTCAAGAaccagg AGGTGACCATCAAGGCTCTGAAGGAGCGTCTGCGTGATAATGAGCAGGCGGTGAGGACGCATGCCCAGAATCTGGCTGAGGAGAACCAGCTGCAGCTCCTGCATGACTACGCCGAGAAGGAGAG GAAGTTGCAGGAGAATGAGGACTCCATGTCATCCAGACTGGAGGAGGCTGACCACCAGACCCAGATCCTCCAAACAG CACTTGAAACAACTCAGGCAGAACTCTTCGATCTGAAGACCAAGTATGATGAGGAGTCCACAGCTAA GGCCGATGAGATTGAGATGGTGATGACAGACCTGGAGAGAGCCAATCAG agagcagaggcagctcagagggagatggaggctcTGAGAGAACAGCTGAGCTCCACCAAGCatgtcctcctccaggcctcctACAACCAGGCCCACCTGGACAAG acggtgggtgtggagggtgtggatggCTGCAGCCTGCAGGCGGAGCTGGGCgcgaaggagagggaggtgggccaGCTTCTGGAGGATTTACAGAAGTTACAGACCAGCCTGAGCATGCTCAGAGAGAGCTCCGTCTCTCAGATCACTACTCTGAAGACCCAGTTACTCAGCACGACCACCACGCTCAGG gagctggaggagaagctgcAGGAGCAGGCTGACTATGAGgaagtgaagaaggagctgag CATCCTCAAGTCTATGGAGTTTGGACCTGCTGACAGCTCTCAGCAG GACTCCAAGCCTCTGGAGGTGTTGTTGCTGGAAAGGAACAGGAGCCTCCAGTCAGAGAGCTCCTCCCTGCGCATCGCCAACACGGAGCTGAACG GGTCAGCGAGACGAAAAGCCAAAAAAGAGGTGCCTGTCCCTCTGGAGGAGACGGGTCTTACCataccccactcctcctcccctccacctccccccccaatCCTTCCtaccaaccccccctcctcctcacccccccctccccccctaacCCCCTTGCCACGCACTGTCACagaccccccagacccccacaccGCCAACGGAACACACGCCTTCGCCCCCACGGGCAACGGCCAAGACGTCTACCCCCCGTTCCCCCTGGGGGAGGGCAAGGGGGCACTCAGCCCCCTCTCACAGCGCCAGTTTCTCCACACCTTCTACTCCAACACCCTCCACGAGTGCTGTCTTTCTGGGGGGGCActtctctacaccccccccttAGCCCCCGCGCCCGCCAGCCCCCATCCGCCCCCCAGCCCAGACGTTAACAGAAACTCTGGCCTCCAGTCTCCCTCTCCCGGCCAGCCGGAGGGGGTCTCTGAGGCAGAGGCCCTGGAGACAGCTGGCCAGCCGGAGGGGGTCTCTGAGGCAGAGGCCCTGGAGACAGCTGGCCAGCCGGAGGGGGTCTCTGAGGCAGAGGCCCTGGAGACAGCTGGACAGCTGGAGGGGGTCTCTGAGGAAGAGGCCCTGGAGACAGCTGGCCAGACAGAGGGGGTCTCTGAGGCAGAGGCCCTGGAGACAGCTGGACAGCTGGAGGGGGTCTCTGAGGAAGAGGCCCTGGAGACAGCTGGCCAGCCGGAGGGGATCTCTGAAGGAGAGGCCCTGGAGACAGCGGAGATTGCGCGGCAGGTGAAGGAGCTGCTGGTCAAGCACAACGTTGGCCAGCGTGTGTTTGGTCACCACGTGCTGGGCCTGTCTCAGGGCTCTGTCAGTGAAATCCTGGCTCGGCCCAAACCCTGGAGCAAGCTCACCCTGCGAGGGAAGGAGCCCTTTCACAAGATGAGGCACTTCCTGTCCGACACGCACAACATCCTGGCTCTGAGGAGCGTTCAGGGAAGACTGAGAG GCCCCGGGCAGACCATCAGCAGAGTGTTTCAGGATGTGTCAAAGCAGAAATCCACCTCTGGTTCCTCTTCTCAGACAG GCTGCTCACATGGCAACTCTGCAGACAGCTCAGACGAGGCCATCAAGTTCATCCTGGAGCAGGCCAAGAAAGAGCTGCAGGGGCAGAGGATGG acctgtccctccccccctcccccggcagGGCTCTGAAAAGAGATGGTGGGTCAGACAATGCGATCCACACCATCCTGGAACAGGCTCGCAGAGAGATGGAGTCTCAACAAGCCCTGGACCCCCTctttagaccccccccctcctcacctctccccaacccccccctggGGCTCTCTCTGAagaggcccccctcccccctcctggacTTCAGCTCCAGCGCCAAGCGTGAGGCCAGGGGTGGGGCCAGGGGCAGGGCGGAGTGTCCAGCCGGGGGAGGTGAGGTCCGAGGGGGAGACTGCTGGAGGGAGCAGTTGTGGAACAGCACCCACCCAGATACAACTCCAGGGGGAGATGACAGACAATCACAGGAGGACCCGAGAGAG agtgaGGAAGCCAGGTGTCTCTACAAGATCAAACAGAGAGGCCTCCGCATGCAGCTGTGGCTCAATggagaacacagacacaacacacacacccagaaag agggcagtCCCAGGACCTCAGCCAGCTGCAGCCCTTCAGAATCCCCCCTCAGCTCTGCAGAGGAGTCAGACCCCCTGGTCCCCCCGAGCTCCTCCCTGGAGCCCCCTTCTGGGGATGCCTCTGGGGGGGGCTCCCAGCCCGGCacgcccctgctcccccccgccccttccACTGGCCACAGCATCCAGGAGACGGTGTCCATGTCTCCAGAGCTGGACACCTACGCCATCACCAAGAGGGTGAAGGAGGTCCTCACAGACAACAACCTAG GCCAGCGTCTGTTTGGGGAGAGTGTGCTGGGCCTGACGCAGGGCTCCgtgtctgacctgctggccCGGCCCAAACCTTGGAACAAGCTGAGCCTGAAGGGCCGCGAGCCATTTGTCCGCATGCAGCTCTGGCTGCAGGACGCGCACTGCGTAGAGAAGCTAGCTGACATGAAGCGCATGGAgaagaaag cctaCATGAAGAGGCGTCTCAGCTCTCTGAGTGAGGGCGTGGCGGTGGAGGGCGTGGCGGGGGAGGGCGTGGTGGGGGAGGGCTTGGCGGGGTCAGAGCCTCTGCAGAGACAcagcccccagcagcagcagaaaaaGGTCCGGGTGGTTCTGGGccctgaggagaaggaggtgctgAAGAGGGCGTACCAGCAGAAGCCGTACCCCTCCCCCAAGACCATCGAGCAGCTGGCTGGCCAGCTCAGCCTCAAGACCAGCACCGTTATTAACTGGTTCCACAACTACAG GTCTCGTATCAGGAGAGAGCTGTTCATAGAGGAGATtcaggcggcgggggggggcgggggctcccTGCGGTTGTCCCGGCCAGGCAGGGACATGACCGAGTCACACGGCCCTCACAAGCCCCCGGAGGACAGGGAGGCCCAGGCAGGGGCCACGGGTTATTCCCCTGCCCCAACAGACTGCACTACCTGGGGCTGCAGCAGCCAGtctgggcagggaggaggaggaggagggctcttCAGCTTCCCAGAGGCCTCAGCTCCCGGTGGGGTCTCCCCGGCCCCTGCCAGGAACCCCCGGGACAACAACCTGCGCAGGAAGAAAGCAGCCAACCTCAACAACATCATCCATAGACTGGAGAAGGCTGCCGGCAAGGAGGAGCCCTCGGAGTGGGAGTTCTGA
- the LOC134029597 gene encoding homeobox protein cut-like 1 isoform X3, translating into MEALREQLSSTKHVLLQASYNQAHLDKTVGVEGVDGCSLQAELGAKEREVGQLLEDLQKLQTSLSMLRESSVSQITTLKTQLLSTTTTLRELEEKLQEQADYEEVKKELSILKSMEFGPADSSQQDSKPLEVLLLERNRSLQSESSSLRIANTELNGSARRKAKKEVPVPLEETGLTIPHSSSPPPPPPILPTNPPSSSPPPPPLTPLPRTVTDPPDPHTANGTHAFAPTGNGQDVYPPFPLGEGKGALSPLSQRQFLHTFYSNTLHECCLSGGALLYTPPLAPAPASPHPPPSPDVNRNSGLQSPSPGQPEGVSEAEALETAGQPEGVSEAEALETAGQPEGVSEAEALETAGQLEGVSEEEALETAGQTEGVSEAEALETAGQLEGVSEEEALETAGQPEGISEGEALETAEIARQVKELLVKHNVGQRVFGHHVLGLSQGSVSEILARPKPWSKLTLRGKEPFHKMRHFLSDTHNILALRSVQGRLREGPGQTISRVFQDVSKQKSTSGSSSQTGCSHGNSADSSDEAIKFILEQAKKELQGQRMDLSLPPSPGRALKRDGGSDNAIHTILEQARREMESQQALDPLFRPPPSSPLPNPPLGLSLKRPPSPLLDFSSSAKREARGGARGRAECPAGGGEVRGGDCWREQLWNSTHPDTTPGGDDRQSQEDPRESEEARCLYKIKQRGLRMQLWLNGEHRHNTHTQKEGSPRTSASCSPSESPLSSAEESDPLVPPSSSLEPPSGDASGGGSQPGTPLLPPAPSTGHSIQETVSMSPELDTYAITKRVKEVLTDNNLGQRLFGESVLGLTQGSVSDLLARPKPWNKLSLKGREPFVRMQLWLQDAHCVEKLADMKRMEKKAYMKRRLSSLSEGVAVEGVAGEGVVGEGLAGSEPLQRHSPQQQQKKVRVVLGPEEKEVLKRAYQQKPYPSPKTIEQLAGQLSLKTSTVINWFHNYRSRIRRELFIEEIQAAGGGGGSLRLSRPGRDMTESHGPHKPPEDREAQAGATGYSPAPTDCTTWGCSSQSGQGGGGGGLFSFPEASAPGGVSPAPARNPRDNNLRRKKAANLNNIIHRLEKAAGKEEPSEWEF; encoded by the exons atggaggctcTGAGAGAACAGCTGAGCTCCACCAAGCatgtcctcctccaggcctcctACAACCAGGCCCACCTGGACAAG acggtgggtgtggagggtgtggatggCTGCAGCCTGCAGGCGGAGCTGGGCgcgaaggagagggaggtgggccaGCTTCTGGAGGATTTACAGAAGTTACAGACCAGCCTGAGCATGCTCAGAGAGAGCTCCGTCTCTCAGATCACTACTCTGAAGACCCAGTTACTCAGCACGACCACCACGCTCAGG gagctggaggagaagctgcAGGAGCAGGCTGACTATGAGgaagtgaagaaggagctgag CATCCTCAAGTCTATGGAGTTTGGACCTGCTGACAGCTCTCAGCAG GACTCCAAGCCTCTGGAGGTGTTGTTGCTGGAAAGGAACAGGAGCCTCCAGTCAGAGAGCTCCTCCCTGCGCATCGCCAACACGGAGCTGAACG GGTCAGCGAGACGAAAAGCCAAAAAAGAGGTGCCTGTCCCTCTGGAGGAGACGGGTCTTACCataccccactcctcctcccctccacctccccccccaatCCTTCCtaccaaccccccctcctcctcacccccccctccccccctaacCCCCTTGCCACGCACTGTCACagaccccccagacccccacaccGCCAACGGAACACACGCCTTCGCCCCCACGGGCAACGGCCAAGACGTCTACCCCCCGTTCCCCCTGGGGGAGGGCAAGGGGGCACTCAGCCCCCTCTCACAGCGCCAGTTTCTCCACACCTTCTACTCCAACACCCTCCACGAGTGCTGTCTTTCTGGGGGGGCActtctctacaccccccccttAGCCCCCGCGCCCGCCAGCCCCCATCCGCCCCCCAGCCCAGACGTTAACAGAAACTCTGGCCTCCAGTCTCCCTCTCCCGGCCAGCCGGAGGGGGTCTCTGAGGCAGAGGCCCTGGAGACAGCTGGCCAGCCGGAGGGGGTCTCTGAGGCAGAGGCCCTGGAGACAGCTGGCCAGCCGGAGGGGGTCTCTGAGGCAGAGGCCCTGGAGACAGCTGGACAGCTGGAGGGGGTCTCTGAGGAAGAGGCCCTGGAGACAGCTGGCCAGACAGAGGGGGTCTCTGAGGCAGAGGCCCTGGAGACAGCTGGACAGCTGGAGGGGGTCTCTGAGGAAGAGGCCCTGGAGACAGCTGGCCAGCCGGAGGGGATCTCTGAAGGAGAGGCCCTGGAGACAGCGGAGATTGCGCGGCAGGTGAAGGAGCTGCTGGTCAAGCACAACGTTGGCCAGCGTGTGTTTGGTCACCACGTGCTGGGCCTGTCTCAGGGCTCTGTCAGTGAAATCCTGGCTCGGCCCAAACCCTGGAGCAAGCTCACCCTGCGAGGGAAGGAGCCCTTTCACAAGATGAGGCACTTCCTGTCCGACACGCACAACATCCTGGCTCTGAGGAGCGTTCAGGGAAGACTGAGAG AAGGCCCCGGGCAGACCATCAGCAGAGTGTTTCAGGATGTGTCAAAGCAGAAATCCACCTCTGGTTCCTCTTCTCAGACAG GCTGCTCACATGGCAACTCTGCAGACAGCTCAGACGAGGCCATCAAGTTCATCCTGGAGCAGGCCAAGAAAGAGCTGCAGGGGCAGAGGATGG acctgtccctccccccctcccccggcagGGCTCTGAAAAGAGATGGTGGGTCAGACAATGCGATCCACACCATCCTGGAACAGGCTCGCAGAGAGATGGAGTCTCAACAAGCCCTGGACCCCCTctttagaccccccccctcctcacctctccccaacccccccctggGGCTCTCTCTGAagaggcccccctcccccctcctggacTTCAGCTCCAGCGCCAAGCGTGAGGCCAGGGGTGGGGCCAGGGGCAGGGCGGAGTGTCCAGCCGGGGGAGGTGAGGTCCGAGGGGGAGACTGCTGGAGGGAGCAGTTGTGGAACAGCACCCACCCAGATACAACTCCAGGGGGAGATGACAGACAATCACAGGAGGACCCGAGAGAG agtgaGGAAGCCAGGTGTCTCTACAAGATCAAACAGAGAGGCCTCCGCATGCAGCTGTGGCTCAATggagaacacagacacaacacacacacccagaaag agggcagtCCCAGGACCTCAGCCAGCTGCAGCCCTTCAGAATCCCCCCTCAGCTCTGCAGAGGAGTCAGACCCCCTGGTCCCCCCGAGCTCCTCCCTGGAGCCCCCTTCTGGGGATGCCTCTGGGGGGGGCTCCCAGCCCGGCacgcccctgctcccccccgccccttccACTGGCCACAGCATCCAGGAGACGGTGTCCATGTCTCCAGAGCTGGACACCTACGCCATCACCAAGAGGGTGAAGGAGGTCCTCACAGACAACAACCTAG GCCAGCGTCTGTTTGGGGAGAGTGTGCTGGGCCTGACGCAGGGCTCCgtgtctgacctgctggccCGGCCCAAACCTTGGAACAAGCTGAGCCTGAAGGGCCGCGAGCCATTTGTCCGCATGCAGCTCTGGCTGCAGGACGCGCACTGCGTAGAGAAGCTAGCTGACATGAAGCGCATGGAgaagaaag cctaCATGAAGAGGCGTCTCAGCTCTCTGAGTGAGGGCGTGGCGGTGGAGGGCGTGGCGGGGGAGGGCGTGGTGGGGGAGGGCTTGGCGGGGTCAGAGCCTCTGCAGAGACAcagcccccagcagcagcagaaaaaGGTCCGGGTGGTTCTGGGccctgaggagaaggaggtgctgAAGAGGGCGTACCAGCAGAAGCCGTACCCCTCCCCCAAGACCATCGAGCAGCTGGCTGGCCAGCTCAGCCTCAAGACCAGCACCGTTATTAACTGGTTCCACAACTACAG GTCTCGTATCAGGAGAGAGCTGTTCATAGAGGAGATtcaggcggcgggggggggcgggggctcccTGCGGTTGTCCCGGCCAGGCAGGGACATGACCGAGTCACACGGCCCTCACAAGCCCCCGGAGGACAGGGAGGCCCAGGCAGGGGCCACGGGTTATTCCCCTGCCCCAACAGACTGCACTACCTGGGGCTGCAGCAGCCAGtctgggcagggaggaggaggaggagggctcttCAGCTTCCCAGAGGCCTCAGCTCCCGGTGGGGTCTCCCCGGCCCCTGCCAGGAACCCCCGGGACAACAACCTGCGCAGGAAGAAAGCAGCCAACCTCAACAACATCATCCATAGACTGGAGAAGGCTGCCGGCAAGGAGGAGCCCTCGGAGTGGGAGTTCTGA